The Hevea brasiliensis isolate MT/VB/25A 57/8 chromosome 1, ASM3005281v1, whole genome shotgun sequence DNA segment taattaattaaatataaaatttgtataatatttataaattatatatttaaatattttataaaattattaaattattaaaatataaattcatataaaatatattttatataaattattaattaaatatgtaaatttaaatattatttaggtaataataataataataataataaaattcaaaacgatttcaaatttaaaataaatttaattgaatttaatatgaatttgaatattaaaatattaatcaaatttaaatataagTAGAATAATTTTTATGAGTAATCTATCCATTATACTTCTAACTAAAATTGTCATGATGTTTTAATGTTGCATTATTTTTCTGAGCAATTTTTTTTCGAAGTTGTTTACAATGGATGTATCTAGGAATGGCAATGGATGGCAATGGATTAAGCATTTGTAAATATTTGATCTAACTAAATTTCAATAGAACGAATTTGGGTAATACATAATCAAAATTGAAACGATTTCGAATTTGAGAAATAATACTTATAATGGGTTTGGATTTTACATATTAGATATccgttatttaaatttatttatgtaaataattaattaaatgtaaaatatatatttttataataatatttataagttttttatatcttatattataaataaatagaaattatatattttatagagttattagattttttaaaatataacttattaattcaaaatttttttacgaaaattattaattaaaatatataaaattaaataaatttaaatattttttaaataataatttaatttgagatgaattaaagtagttaaaaataaattttaaatgaatttatgataaatttgaataataaaaatattaactaaatttaaatttaaataaaataatttttacggATATCTTATTTACTGCGCTCTCTGAATATCTAAATATATAAAAGAATATTGAAGTTTGATTGATCGAAATAAAtaccaaattatatatatatatatatatatatatatattttgttatgTGCAAGAGCTGTAGCTACTTAActtattaattcaaaatttttttacgaaaattaataattaaaatatataaaattaaataaatttaaatattttttaaataataatttaatttgagatgaattaaagtagttaaaaataaattttaaacgaatttatgataaatttgaataataaaaatattaactaaatttaaatttaaataaaataatttttacggATATCTTATTTACTGCACTCTCTGAATATCTAAATATATAAAAGAATATTGAAGTTTGATTGATCGAAATAAATaccaaataatatatatatatatatatatatatatatatatatatatattttttttttttttttttttttgttatgtgCAAGAGCTCTAGCTACTTATCCTAGTTTAGGGCATTGCATACCCCAAATGTCCAACTTAAGAAATAAAGGGTGAAAGATTCTTTGTTAGGTCTTGCATCATCAACCTGATATTTGCTTTTATGTTGGGGTTACTTTTAAGTGGCCATGTGTCTCAAGACATGGCTATGGACCAAAAGTAATTAGGAACTCAAACCCTAATTTATTTAGCCAACATATGACCTAACAAATTATGCCTAATTGCTTCAACCATAAAACATGAAACAATTATTTGATGGAGCAACTTTTCTGTTTCAATtgcaattagtttttaggtttttttttaataaggAGTTTGAAGAGTAAATATCTGAATTTGATTTTGTCAAATGAGTAATGTATTTTTAATCACTAAATCAAGttagattaaaaattattttatttttaaaatttgtcaATACATGttatttatttcataataatataattaatttttttaatcattataaacaaatatttttctaaataattatttaattttagatataAAAAAGTTACAATttagttttaattatataaaaaaaattcttttttatttaaaattttaaaacagtgaaaaacaatttaaaattattttttaaatcttaATCAAATTATCCAGCACATCTAAATACAAAactttatttttacatttttttaaaaatcacttGCCTTCTTAACTCACAATTTTGATGAGAATTTCAAAGTTTGGAAGTTGAATTAACTTGAAATGTATAAAAACTAAATTCTCTAGAAATTATGTCACAGTTGAAGTGTTTTGACCTACATCCAAAAATCTTttccaaataaataataaaagtttttagttataattttaaatatttagtttTCCAAAAAAATGCGTAATTCTTATTATGTGGCCTAATTATTTAAGTATATATTCAATGAAGCATCAACAAGAATTTCAATTTAGAAGCAGGTATTTTAAGAAAACGGATCCAACCTAACTCACCTTTAAAAACTAGTTTAAAGGGAAAGAATTCTCAATATATTATAAGGCGCACATTACCCATATCACAAATTAATGTAAGATATTAACACATATTCTTAAGCTAAAATCAAATACTTGAACCGTGAAACACTTATAAAAGCTCAAATAGTGATTAGAAAAGCTCCAatactattttaaaaaaatagacaAGTCATATCCAAAAGCTAGCTCAAAAGGACATTAACACAATATCTTATAAGGGGGCACATTACCCTATTACAAACTAAAATAGGATATTAATACACTTTTTCATGCTaaaattaaacacttataaaagCTCAAATATTAATTAGAGAGGCTCTAAtactattttaagaaaatagacaAATTACATCCAAAATCTAGTTCAAAAAGAGTGTCCAAAACCTTACAATGATCAAATTACTCTATTCCAAACCCATGTGCATCCCAAACAAGGTAATCATCAACCTACTTCACCATCATCACAACTGTAAACTGTACAGGTTTAGGAAATCAATTTGAGCTCTAATTTCTTAGTGGAATATTACATTTTTTTCCCAATCAATTTGAGCCCTAATTTCTTAGTGGGATATTACCTTTTTTTTTGCCCCAACtctttaaattaaataaacaaaaatagGCACCATTTGTATTAGCGTGTttgaatcaccattcaacaagtgtTGGTGATGAAAGAACTAAGTGGAAAATTAGTGGATTCCATTATTAAAATAGCATCACGTCAGTTTTGCATTGTTACTGATTGGAGTCACCTTTCATGAAACTACCATATATAATATATTgattaaattcattaaaaattgtcttcaaaataaatttaaaatattttcagtcattaaatttcaaaataattaaacagtgatttaatattatttttttaaaaaggaaaatctttattttaattttttttatatgttttaCAAATTATTAAAGAGATTCTCAATTGACAAAATCTTCATTTCATGAGAAGAATTTACTGATAAAAAAACACAAGAATGGCTTTAattagataagatactgaaatgaTGTTAGGTTTTGTCTTTTGAAAAAATGATGGAGAAGGAAAGTTGGGCTTGATGAAGGTGTAGCAAGAGTAGGCAAAGGGATTATCGAAGGGAAGACGTGGATGATGGAGAAGGAAGGTTGGACTAGATGAAGGTGTAGCAAGAGCAGGCGAACGTATTATCGAAGTGAAGATGTGGGGAATATTGTTCAAGGATAGAGGGACAACTTGGATAAGGAACCCAGAGTTGCCTAGGCCTCTTCTTATttctgtattattattattattattattattattattattattattattatgtaattttAAAACTCTTTTCACGATTTTTATATGTGACAAATATAAATTACCCACGAACCTTTTGGCCCTTTCCTACCCAAgaaatacaataaaataaaataacaatttaAATCGTGAATAATATATTGATCATTTTCCACGTAGAGCACATTTTGGGGATTAACGCAAATGGATTTCGACATTGAGCATACCGAGTTAACTGCTTTGCTTTCGTTTGGTTGGTTAAtcagcaatatatatatatatatatatatatttccttgAATGCGAAGAGAAAACCTCAAGTAAATAGTTCTATCAAACTTTAATGTTTAAGCTTTATGATTCATATCAGAAAACCAACAAATTTCTCCTCAACCCTGCTTTTTGAAACCCATAATCCTCCTAGCTGAGCTGGTGATACATACTAGTCTCCTAAATAACAAGGCAAGAAATAGTAACGCTGTAAACTAAGGATCGGCTATGAATATAGACACCAATTTTGAGCAGGAGAACAATTTCCCAAAACCACAGACTTCCAGGGTCTAAACTAAACACTCTTTAGCATACATAGCATAGCAGATGCATATTTGCTTATATAAAACACATCTACATTGCGTGGTAGCTCAGCTACATCTAAAATGCATACACAAGTAACCAAGGTTCAACTCTTATGTATTATTTGCAACAGACATTTGAAATATTCCTGAGTAGTTCAATTCCAAAAGGATCCTTCCCTAATTTCATACTAGAATATTAACTTATGAAGATTAGTGGTGAGCTAAATTGCCTTCACCAACACCAACAGAGAAGTAACAATGACACTAAAATCTCCAATGGTCTTAAATAACCACAGATACAGACAACCTAGAGCCTACTGCCTAAAGGCCTTAaaccatcccatcatcaacctaaaatcaagaaaattatttctcaaaaatatctGAATGCCAACAGCAGTTGAAATGAAAATAATGCTAGGCCACACAGAGACTTGAGAATGTTATTTTACGACATGAAACTCAAACAAAAATCTTATCCCAAAATGATCCAACTGCACAAAATTCTCTGACTCCATCACAACCAAGCAAAACAGAAATATGCCCAACAAATCAGAGTGCCCTATATCTAAGAACCAACAATCATGTAGGCGAATGCTCTTATGTAAAGAGCAAAGCGTAAGCATTCCAATGCTAAGCAAAAATAGAGAAATCTAGAGCAAGGAGACCCAAAAAAAAACATCAAGTAGGCTTAAATCCTGGCAAGAATTTTGTACATGACATTTGTCTACTATTCACCATTTATAGAAACTACATAAGCTATAAAGGGATTTattagaaaatgagataaaaattgaaaacaaAACTACAGAAATAACTAAGAATGAAATGATATTAACAGTAATCAAGGCCATGTTTAAGCATTCCAAACAATTCAGAGCGCAAGGCTTAAGTCCAAGCTGACATGCTTCTGCGTTTTACATGGTCAATATAGAATGTAACCATCATAAACAAGCATGAACCCAATATGGATTTGAAATCTTATTAGGCATGTTTAAGGCAGTTACAAAGCTTATCAATGATAAATGAAAAGGGTGTGTTCACTGATTGTCATACTAATTTTGTTATTAGTTTGTTTAATGGAAGAATATTATGACACACTTGCAAGTGTTTATATTGGATGAGTTGCATTCTTACTTCAATTAATCTCAGTTAGTAAGACGAACACACCAATGAGCTTTAGCTCAATGGCAATGCAGTCATCTCCAGGACGAGAGCTCGATAATGAACAAAAGAAAAGTAGATCCAACAttaaatttgagtttgggtgaaAAGTGCAGGTATATGCATGGTAACGGATCAAAAGCAAAAGCTCATCAGTTTTGCATTACATACACAATGACACTGAAGATGAATTTTGATACCATTATATTGTATGGACGTGATCTTACCATATGGTAGCGCAGCATTGTGCAAGTTAAGGAACTGAATGCATTACACACTGACACTGAAGATGAAATTTGATATCCAAATGGCATTATGCAAGACAAGGAACTAACTATTGATGGTAAATGCTTTCAGGTAAGAGCTGAATGTTATGAAACTCATCCATCAAAGGAAGCAAAACACAAAACAAAGAAGGAATTTGATATAGACTAGACTATTAACTAAGAGTAGGATAACTCAAGACACTATTCAACTATATTGCAACAAAAACCGGCTGTTCAGAACAATTAAAAAACAAAACTATTGAAAGAAACAAAGAGCAAAGAACCACAAGTACATTAATAAAGAAATAAGCACAACTGGAGAAAGATATGTACATGAGTAGCTGGGGCAAACTGGAGCTTGAGCTTATCATTAACTAGACGGGTGGTATGTTGGCGAAGGAGAAGCCTTTGTATCCCTTATAAGCATAGTAAGCAATCCTTGTATAATAAAATCCAGGTATAAACAGTACTACTCCGAGAATCGCAAAGAAAAgccctaatttcaaaaaaaaaaaaaaaaagagcaaatTTGAGCTGCTATTCAGAGAAACCCTAATATCCCTAATTAGTaagaaaaataacaaaatatatatatataaaatataaaactgAAGCCAATGAACAAGCCGGAAGAAAGGAATACCATGAGCACGGTCACCGCCGATTTTGTTGGAAGCCATAAAAATGCCCAAAACGATGCCGGTGACGCCGAAAACTAGGAGAGAGACGGCGAGAGCAATCTCCTTGACGGGAGGGCGATTGTTGACAACGTAAGATGACTCGATCATTATGTCGTCGTCCGTAATGGAGAAGGCATGGTCTACATAAGCCATCtcttagaagaagaagaagaagatgcagtgGTGTTCTTTCCCCTGTTTGTAAAGGATTCAGGTGATGGGGTATTGAGGAGAGGGTGAGGTTGGGTGCTTTTCTTGGAATGTAAGTTTGAAGAAATAGACTTTTCAAAACTAATGAAGATTTTGACCTTGTGATTAAGCTAAGTTTCATGATTTATCTTATCTCTCGCCATTGACGTTTCTAATTACGATTCTGTAGAGTAGAGGTTTCGTGTTCTAGATTGCCCTTTCTTTTTTGCTTTTGTTTTTGGATAATCATTTACATTGGCCTTTTATTTGTtggattaatttattttctttgttaaaggaattattttttatttctttatttttaacttaggtttattattaaaaaaatttaaaatttaataattttttaattaaactttaaattttatataattatcaattaaatccttatatttttaatggtgttataaatttttattaatcaatTTGAAATCGTAAATTTAAAACATCATAAAGAattatacaaattttaaaatttaattataaaaattaataaattttatttttttacaattaACCCTTAATTTAATATTAGAACATTTTAATATTGATaacttaaaagaaaaattttatgtaaTTGAACTCGATTTAAATTTGAAACTCACAATTTCAGAGAAATTCATTGAGCACAAATAAATTTATACTAGTAAATCAGAATTTATTAGTGATTTGTAAATAAATTTGTAAGTTACAAGGAGGAATTGCATATCAAtaaatttgaattgaaaattgaatataatatttttaaatttttataaatatttattacaaattattaatttaataattttacacaattttatatttttatttatattattgggCAAAAGTATTCTTATACAGCATAATTAAAAATAAACGTGAGAATCTACCCAAAAAAAATAAATGCGAGGAATTGAAGGCAGGATAGAAGTTTCCATCCGGCGGAATTAGACCAAAATTCCACGTTGAACACGTTTatgccttttttttttatatatatatatatatatatatatatatatatatatatatatatatatatatatatatatatatatattgcgcgTGTGTGTGAAAAAAACTATCCAGAGCATTGGCGGGCATAAAAGCCGCCCACCAAattgagagattttttttttgtttttctttccttAACATGCtaatttgtattaaaattttatttatatattatttatagagatattacatctatttatatatGAGAATATGAGTTAATTTAGAtaagaataataattattataattatattataaatctcttataatcatgctaattgctgtaattatgctaataaaaccaaacccaaaaaataaataaatcaaattgatTTACTCTTAACTAAATCAAACTAATTCACTTTCATAATCTTACTCACCAGGCAAATGAATGTGATTCGGTTCGAAACAAAGACGAAACCGATAAACcgaaaatcaaaaaattaaaaattttaaaaaccgaaccaaaccgattgataagagaaaatcgaattgaatcgaaccgataaatatcgattcggttcgattttaaaccgatcaaatcgaaatttataaaatttcatatttttaacattaaatctaaataataaaaacataaaaacaaaaaaaattagaaatcaaaactcaaaacgattccatttgagatttttttaatttcctatatatattaacatGCTAATTTGTATTAAAATCAAGGGCAAGATGTACGATTGGGAAAGGAAGTCCGAATTTAAGATTACAATAAGCCCATTCAACATTTTACAATTAAACCAAACCCAAAAAATGAATAAATCAAACTGATTCACTCTTCACTAAATCAAACTAATTCACTTTCTTAATCTTACTCACCTTAGAACCTTAGGATAAACAGAGAAGAATAAAAAATGCAGATGCCGTTAATCACCTCTTTGCTTACTTTCGCTTGAGAAGTTGAACTTGAGATTCAACCTATTTAACAAGGTCAGCTTTCCAATGAGCACCAAACATTGCCCATTTCAGATCAGCACCTCCCAAGCTCTGACCATTCATAATCTCAACAAACATGCAGCACAGCTTTGACAGCTAAAGAAAGGAGGCTATTGTAGAGCTCACTAAGCAAGTCCAGAGATACCAAATAGCCAAAACAAGTAATTTTCTCTATCAACACATAGCAACCAAGTTGATCAAACAGTAGACTCTAAACAACTCACAAGCACAAGCAACAGATACTCATACCATGAAGCCAAACCAAAAAACCCAGGAAACAAACTAACCCAAACCCATGAAGAACATGTTCCTCCTTGCAAATCACTGTAAAAAACTCTCACCAAGACATAATCTAGATCTATGACATACCTTCAAAAACAAAACTCTACAAAATCAAATCAGGGTGGGGAGGGACCCAAGCTATGAAGCCACCCTCCTTCCCCTGTCCCGAAGGAAAGAGGGGGGACATTGAAGTAAACTCAGCTAAGTCTAAAAGAAAATTTGGGCAAAATTTCGAGAGAAAGCATACTTTTTTTTTGGCACAATTCAATAGAGAAACTTCTAATTGGTGAGATTTTACAAGAAATAATGAGGCATAATTAGTCAATTAATTTAcacaaaattttatatatatatatataattaactttAATGCTATGTTTGATATAAAATACGATGaaggaaaataaagaaagaaaaatattttttattttatatttttattttttttgtacttTTGTGTGGAAAGAAAAAATAACGAGAAAAATAAATATCCTTTTTTAGAAGAGAGAGTAGGAAAAAGTTTATTTTCTCTCAATTCGATATATCTCTAATTCGATTTGATCCAATTTGATCGGTTATGTattttaacttattaaatttttaatttctaaattaaatCAAACCAATCGAGATTCAATCTTATAAATAATCTCATTTTTCTAAatataaacataaaagaaatttaaaataagtGAATAAGAAAACTCACTTTCACATTATTTGTTCTTCTGAAAGGGAAAAAAGAgtaatcattgaaatcaaatatttGCCAGTTAATTTTTGTCTTATGGCCATATATATCTTTCAAACTAAGAAATGGCAAACCATTCTTTACAAGTTCTGGTGGCAGTGGGGCTAATTCCCGGTTGATCTCCTTCAGGCCATATCACGGAGGGTTGGGCCTAATTGGTTTGGTTTAGAGAAAGTTTGAGGCATTAActctatatgatttaattataaaaatattaaaataatattaattaccattaattataaaaaaatattaaaataatattataaatttcattataaaataatcctcatattttataatatttattactttaattataatatcatcattttattttgttaatattctagttatttatatatttgaattaaaaaaataaaattagaaaatttattattatattatattatttaataattaataaaaaataaaaaaataatatagacATTTTCGATTCCATATATATTTAGATAGGAACAAAAATATAAGTTTATTAAAATCTCATTGACCAAATAAATGGATTTTAGAAATATatagaataatatataaatttatataaattttaaagactaACAATTTGCCATAAACTTAATATTAGGATGTTACTTGAAAAATGCTCAAAACTATAGGTACTCTTTTGTATTTtcgcataaaattatttttaattaaaagtgACTGTAGCTACGCCTTCTCTCATTTCTCTTGAGGTCTTGTCGTTCGGCGTTTTTACTTGGGACGCAATCCCTGTCCAATTTCCGCCGTCGTAATTCCATCGCTGGTGAGCACTTTAGGAGAAGAATACGATTCTTGCCGACTTAAGGTACGACAGtttctttcttttgataccaagtTTTTGGTTTCCGTGTGAGagaaataagaaaattttaaGTCCTGTATCCAAGAACAGCTCTTTGGCTTTTCGCTTCATTAAATACAAAGAAATGTAAATTGTCGTGATTTGTGTATATATATAGTGTTGTATGTATGCTTTATTGATCTGGGTTGGTGTATAATTTTCTTTATCAATTGATTTTTATCTAGTTCGGACGTTCAGTATCTTGCTCTGCTGTACTTTCCAATTGTACGACACCCGCTTGCTGTCTCTGGCTTTTGCAGTTATACTTTCATCAACTGGTTGGCCTCTACTTGTTCTTGTACTTGTGTTGATCAGTTATGGAAGCTGTCAACCCTTCATCTTCTTTGGAGATATTAGGTATTTTCAGAGAAAGAGATTCACTATTTTCTGTATGTATAGTTGGTGTTCTTGCACTTCTTACAATTTTCTTGCACTTGTCTCTTTCCTAGTTCGGGGGCCAGAAGGATTCTGTGTCTGGAATGGGCCGCCATTTGGCAATGGTGAACCTAGTATCAAGTTTGAGAGGGTTCCCTGTAGCAATGCAACTTTCACTGAAGATGGGTCCAAACTCATGGTGATGAAATCTGAATCTGTCATTAGCATATATGATTGCAGCAGCTTTAAGGAAATAAGATCTTTCCAAGTCTCCAATGTTCTTGCTGCTGTATTGTCCCCTTGTGGGACTTACCTTCAGACATTTCAGAAATCGTTGACGCCACAGGATAGGAATGTGGTCTTGTGGAAGACAGAGAACGGTGAAGCTGTATATCATCAATTTCAAAAGAACATGACCAAAACTACATGGTACTTTAAATTATAGGAAGAAGTtaattctctctctccctctctctcttacACAATTTATATTATCTCACTGTAATCGTTTCTTCCAATTCTAGGATCACACCAACCCTAGAATGGTCAAAGTAGGGCATCAAACAATTGTGTTCTGAATAGAATTTTGCTGATTTTATTCCTCTTGCGTGTTTGTGTGATTAAAGATTTAAGTTATTTTCTTGACATTTCATTTTGTTTGCACCTTATCTTCAGGCCTTCAATCAGATTCAGTTCTGATGAAGCTGTTGCTTGCCGGATGGGAACAAATGAGATACAATTTTTTGATCCTAGAGATTTCTCCAACGGAATCGTACATCGATTAAGAGTTCCTGGGGTGGCTGCAATTGAGCTTTCAATAGTTCCAGGGTCTCATGTGGCAGCATTTGTTCCAGAGTCTAAGGTGTGTTTTTCGTGCTTCTAGGATGTGTCTAGGGACAGTTTTCTATCCTTGTTGTAGGAGTGGTTACCTAGAAGTGAATGGAAGCATAATCATATCTACAATGTAAATTTTATGGTCATGCATGTGtgctgttattattttatttttttaaattttgagtcaTGGATAAGAACTGTTGATAATTTTGTCTACTTATATTGTACTATCTTGCTGATTTGAAATTTGTTTTTGTTTCCTTTGTGGTAGAGATGGAGATGCTGAAAGAGTTATTGATGCTAAAACTTGAATTTGTCTGAGAACAGGTCCAAAATTGGTTCCCACTTCAAAATGCTGGGAATTTTTGATGGACAGTCCATGGTGTATACTGTAtacaattttttgaattttgaaaGGGATTATAATAAATTTCTCATGATGAAATTGTTAATGTATGCAGTGCCTTGGATTTTACACAAGTCCTATTATACATTTAGCTAGATGACTTTAGGTCTTCCTTTATAACTGAAATAAAGAACTTCACTGATATTCCATCTTTTTGTTCTGATTTTCTTTTCATTTGGTTTTGATATATTATTAAGTTAATTTGTTTTTACTATAAAGGGAAGTCCAGCCAGTGTACAGATATTTCCTTGTGGTAAAGATATGCAAAGTCAGCCTGTTGCTCGGCGGAGCTTTTTCCGATGTTCTACAGTGCAACTAAACTGGAATCGTGGTTCTACTGGGCTTCTCATTGTGGTGCAGTCAGATGTTGACAAGACCAATCAAAGTTATTATGGGGAGTCCAAGCTGAATTACCTTACAACTGATGGGACCCATGAAGGGCTTGTGCCTCTTCGTATGTTCTAGCTtaattgttgatttttttttttagtttttagttttttttttttttttttttttttgttactgGTTTTATATGTTCTAGCTTCTGATTTTTGGATCTACTGACAGGCAAAGAGGGGCCTGTTCATGACGTTCAGTGGTCATATTCTGGTTCAGAGTTTGCTGTTGTTTATGGATGTATCCTTCTTTTACGTATCTGTTTATATGTGCTCTTATGTTGCACTTGTGTTTATTTTGCACATATACTATTCAATATGAGTTTTTGCGAAGGACTACACTGTTGGATGAATGCTAGCACTGCTATTGGTAAGTTGACCACTTGAGTGTATTTCTAGAAAGAATATCTCATGGTCTTTGGGACATGGGAAAAATTGTTTGCTTGGGGCAGAAAACCCCTGGCTGATAGTGTTATTTTATCCATATGTAAATTGTTTTGTGAATTGTGGATTGCAATGGTGTCAGAAACTTATATATGATGAACTGTAGTGTCTTAAGGGATAAGTTCATTTGGGATGATAATTAGGTACGGTTTCATTCTCGGTAATGTAGGTTCTCACTGGTGGATTCCCTGCTACTGAACATGCGCCAACTTTCTCTATCAATCATGATGCTTAAGAATTAATCTGGTGTTTTTAAGGATTATATTAAAGATTTTCATTTTCTTGAGTCTTGAATTCAATGAGTGTGCTTCTTTCATAATTTGACCACGTTCTCAAAGAAAAATTTGGATATTTGTATTATTCATTAACATAATTTGGTTCTCAGTTCATGGTTTTGTTTGTTTCCACAAGCACTTTGCTTTCCTTAATCTACTTCAGTCATGCCGGCGAGTGCGACATTGTTTGATAAGAAGTGCAAACCTTTACTGGAGCTTGGGACAGGACCTTACAATACTGTCAGATGGAACCCAAAAGGGAAATGTATCCTCAAtacaaaattgtgctcttttcttTGCA contains these protein-coding regions:
- the LOC131178779 gene encoding uncharacterized protein LOC131178779; the encoded protein is MAYVDHAFSITDDDIMIESSYVVNNRPPVKEIALAVSLLVFGVTGIVLGIFMASNKIGGDRAHGLFFAILGVVLFIPGFYYTRIAYYAYKGYKGFSFANIPPV
- the LOC110667866 gene encoding uncharacterized protein LOC110667866; this encodes MEAVNPSSSLEILVRGPEGFCVWNGPPFGNGEPSIKFERVPCSNATFTEDGSKLMVMKSESVISIYDCSSFKEIRSFQVSNVLAAVLSPCGTYLQTFQKSLTPQDRNVVLWKTENGEAVYHQFQKNMTKTTWPSIRFSSDEAVACRMGTNEIQFFDPRDFSNGIVHRLRVPGVAAIELSIVPGSHVAAFVPESKGSPASVQIFPCGKDMQSQPVARRSFFRCSTVQLNWNRGSTGLLIVVQSDVDKTNQSYYGESKLNYLTTDGTHEGLVPLRKEGPVHDVQWSYSGSEFAVVYGFMPASATLFDKKCKPLLELGTGPYNTVRWNPKGKFLCLAGFGNLPGDMAFWDYVNKKQLGTTRAECSVTSEWSPDGLYFMTATTAPRLQVDNGIKIFHYNGSLYFKKMFDKLYQADWKPESPDRFGEIAELAKSVDSLKVEETNPQGKGATSSKKASDNPPAQKPAAYRPPHAKNAAAVQAELFGGSSTDQMSKNALKNKKKRDKQKEKKAAAAAEGS